AGTATATGCTCTCTGTTTTTTCTGCTGGGTACCGGTTCTAAAGCAGTTGGTGCGGATGGCGGTAAGGACATTGTCGATAAACGGGATGCCCAGGGTCGGACTGCCGATGAAGAGGCGCGTCGTCAGGCAACCCGTGAAGCCATTCGGCGTGCAGTGCGGGGCGGGCAGGTTGCTCCGAAAACGGTGCATGAGAAAACCTACCAATCAATCCATCATGAGCAGCTCGGGCAATATATTGGCAGCTGGGTTAAGCTGGAAACCTATTTTGGTCGCAAAGTAGAAGGTACGCTTAGGCGGGTGAAGGGTAATACCATCTACGTCGATGAGCATGTAGCCCAGGGTAGTGCTAGCTATCCTATCAATAAGACAAAAATTTCCGGGCTGAAAGTATTGAAATAATACGGCTCCGGTGACGGATACCCACTGTGTGAACAGCGAAACTCAAACCGATGCGCGGGTAACCGCAGAGCATCCATCTCCGCGTGACTCTGAGCTGATTGAGCAATTTATCGATGCGCTCTGGTTAGAAAAGGGCTTAAGTAAAAATACACTTAACTCATATCGCCGTGATCTCTCTATATACGCATGCTGGTTGAACGGTCAGAAACAATGCCTGCTTGAATCCAGTCGAACTAATCTGCTTAGCTATCTCAATTGGCGCGTACGTCAGCGAATGAAAGCCAGCTCTACGGCTCGATTGCTCTCCTGTTTACGTGGTTTTTTTCGCTATCTATTAAGGGAGGGAGTGTTAAGCGAAGACCCGACCTTGCAAGTTGAAAGTCCGAAGCGTGGGCGTCCTTTGCCGAAGAGTTTAAGTGAGGCTGATGTTGAAGCCTTGCTGAATGCGCCGGATCTGGATGATGTTCTGGGCTTTCGGGATAGGGCGATGCTGGAGATGCTTTACTCATCCGGATTACGGGTGAGTGAGCTGGTGGGGCTACAGTTGTCACAAATTAATCTGCGCCAGGGTGTGCTCAGAGTTGTGGGTAAGGGGGATAAAGAGCGGTTGGTTCCTTTAGGGGATGAAGCTGCCAATTGGTTGATACGCTACCTGAAAGAGGCGCGTCCCGGTCTTATACAGGATGCCGGAAATGAAGTGGTCTTCCCCAGTCGTCGTGGCCAGCAGATGACCCGGCAAACTTTTTGGTATCGGATCAAGCGTCATGGCCTCACTGCAGGTATTGATCAGCTGCCGTCACCGCATGTGCTGCGACACGCTTTTGCTACTCATCTTTTGAATCATGGAGCGGATTTGAGAGTGGTGCAGTTGCTGCTGGGGCATAGCGATCTTTCAACGACTCAGATCTATACGCATGTGGCTAAACATCGTTTACAATCGCTACATCAACAGCATCACCCGCGGGGCTGATTTTCAGGTTATTTTCAGTTTTCGTCGTTAGGCTGGAAACTATGCTGCTGTTTTAGCGTCTTACAGGCAGAGCTTTGAAAGGCGATTCAAATATTTGAGGGAATTATGCAAAAACTAATGATGTCCATAGTGGCTTTGATGTTGCTGAGCTTTAATGTTTCAGCGGATGAATCTAAAGAAGCGGCTATACGTTCTGCCTTGAGTGCGCTGAGTAGCCAGGTGCCTATCGTTGCTATCGCTGATGCCCAGTTTCCAGGTCTTTATGAAGTAACTCTGGCGAGTGGTGAGCTGCTTTATGTGAATGAGGCGGGCAGTCATTTTATTGTCGGCGAGGTGTATAAAGTTCAGTCAAATGGCAAGCTGGTTAACCTTACGGAAGAGGGCAAGAAGTCCGGCCGGATTGAGCAGTTAGCTGCCGTCGATACTAAAGATATGGTTATCTTTCCAGCGAAAGGCGAGACCAAAGCACATATGACGGTGTTCACCGATACGGATTGTTTCTACTGTCGGAAGTTACATAAAGAGATCGGGCAGATTAATGAGCAGGGCATCGAAGTCCGTTATCTGGCCTTTCCGCGTGCCGGTGCTGGCTCTAATACTGAGCGAGAGATGAACTCTATCTGGTGTGCCGATGAGTCAGAGCGGGCTGCGTTGATGACTCTGTCTAAAGCGGGTCAGACTGTTCCTCCTCTTACTTGTGAGAACAGCCCGGTGATGGGTCAGTATAAATTGGGGCAGCAGATGGGAGTGACCGGAACGCCTGCGCTGGTGTTGCAGGATGGGAGTCTGGTGCCGGGTTATATGCCGGCTGCTCAGTTGGCGAAGATGCTGGGTGTTGCTAATTAAGTTTTGAGTTGAGAAGAAGGGAGCTATGAGCTCCCTTTTTTTATGCATAAACTTTTTTGCGGTAAGGTAGAGCGCTGCGTAGAGCTTATGGCGGATATTCGCTATAATGCGTGCCTATTTTTTAACCGCAGTAATGTCTGCCGCTCGAATAGCAAAGTAATAGCGCGAGGTAATGGTTTGAAACCTGTAAAAGTTGGTATCTGTGGTCTTGGCACCGTTGGTGGTGGTACGTTCAATGTACTTAAACGCAACGCTGAAGAGATCTCCCGTCGTGCGGGCCGTAGTATCGTTGTAGAAGCGATCGGTGCCCGTCGTGAAAATCCTGATTGCGACACCCGGGGTACCCATATTACAGCGGATATTTTCGAGATTGCCCGCAATCCTGAGATCGATGTTGTTGTTGAGTTGATTGGCGGCTATGAGCTAGCGCTAGAGTTGGTGATGACTGCTATTGAGCATGGTAAGCATGTTGTAACAGCCAATAAAGCCCTGATCGCCGTTCATGGTAATGAGATTTTTGAAGCGGCTCAGAAAAAGAACGTTATGGTTGCGTTTGAAGCGTCGGTTGCCGGTGGTATTCCGATTATCAAAGCGATTCGTGAAGGTCTGTCGGCGAACAAGATCAACTGGCTGGCGGGTATCATCAACGGAACCGGTAACTTTATCCTGACCGAAATGCGAGATAAAGGGCGTGATTTCGCTGATGTGCTGGCTGAAGCGCAGGCGCTTGGTTATGCCGAAGCTGATCCAACCTTTGATGTTGAGGGTATCGATGCGGCGCATAAGCTGACGATACTGGCGTCCATCGCTTTCGGTGTGCCTCTGCAGTTTGAGAAGGCTTATACCGAAGGTATTAGCAAGATTACAGCTGAAGATGTGCAATACGCAGAAGAGCTCGGTTACCGGATTAAGCATCTGGGTGTCAGCCGGCGTACCGAAAACGGTATCGAATTGCGTGTGCATCCGACCATGATTCCAGAAAAGGCACTGCTGGCGAATGTTCACGGTGTGATGAATGCTGTTCTGGTTGACGGGGATGCTGTAGGTCAGACGATGTATTACGGTGCCGGTGCTGGTGCTGAGCCGACAGCCTCTGCTGTGGTAGCGGATATTGTTGATGTCGTTCGTACACTGACGGCTGATCGTGATAATCGTGTGCCGCATCTGGCATTCCAGCCAGGTAGCTTGTCTGAGCTGCCAATTTTGCCGGTTGATGAGGTAACTAGTGCGTACTACCTGCGTCTGACGGTAAATGAGCGTCCTGGTGTTCTGGCGATGGTGACCTCTATCTTGAGTGAGTCAGAAATCAGTATTGATGCGATTATTCAGAAAGAAACCCATGAAGACCAAGTGCCTGTGATTATCCTGACTCAAGATGTTCAGGAGAAGCAGATGAATGAAGCGATCGCTAAGATCGAAGCGCTGGCTGATGTTAATCAAGCGGTTACCCGTATCCGTGTTGAGCATCTGTAAGGTAACAGGAAGAGCAGGAATTTAGACCGTGAAATATATCTCTACCCGGGGCGATGCCCCTGCGCTGAATTTTGAAGAAGTGCTATTGGCTGGTCTGGCCAGCGATGGTGGCCTTTATGTACCGGAAGTTTTGCCGACTTTCAGTAAAGAGGAGATCGCTTCCTGGGCCGGTCTGCCTTATAACGAACTGGCGTATAAAATTATTAAGCCGTTTGTTGATGACTGTGTGGAAGATGCTGATCTTAAGCAGATGATCGATGAGACCTATGCCGGGTTTAATCATATCGCTGTTGCACCACTGAAAGAGTTGGGCACGAATGAATGGGTGCTGGAGCTATTCCACGGGCCTACGCTGGCATTTAAAGATTTTGCATTGCAGTTGCTGGGTCGTTTGATGGATTATGCGCTGACCAAGCGTCAGGAACGTCTGGTCATTATGGGCGCGACGTCCGGTGATACCGGTTCTGCGGCCATTGAAGGTTGTCGTCACAGCGACCATCTGGATATCTTTATTCTGCATCCTTACAATCGTGTTTCCGAAGTGCAGCGTAAGCAGATGACCACTATTATCGAAGATAATGTGTTCAATGTTGCGCTGGAAGGTAACTTCGATGACTGTCAGGAGATGGTTAAGGACAGCTTTGCTAATCAGGACTTCCTGGGCGGTCGTAAGCTGGGTGCTGTGAACTCGATCAACTGGGCACGTATTATGTCCCAGATCGTTTACTACTTCTCAGCTTCTCTGGCGGTGGGTGGTCCTCATCGTGAAGTGGCGTTCTCAGTGCCGACCGGTAACTTCGGTGATATTTTTGCGGGTTATCTGGCGAAACAGATGGGCTTGCCTATCAGTCAGCTGGTGGTTGCGACTAACAAGAACGATATCCTGCACCGGGTGATCTCCGGTAATGATATGAGCAAGGGTGAATTGGTTCACACGTTGTCTCCATCGATGGATATTATGGTGTCCTCAAACTTTGAGCGTCTGCTGTTTGATGTTTATGGTCGGGACGGTGCAGCGATCAATGATCTGATGGCTAAGTTCAAAACGGAGCCAGTGCAATTAGACAAGCAGCGCTGGGAAAAAGTGCGAGAGCTGTTTGATAGCTATGCCTGTGATGATGAAGAGACCTGTAAGCTGATCGAAACAGTGGCGCAGGAAACCGGTTATCTGCTGGATCCTCATACGGCTATCGGTGTGGCGGCGGCGCGAGAATGTAATCGTGATACCAGTGTGCCGATGATTGTGTTGTCCACAGCGCATCCGGTCAAGTTCCCGGAAGCGGTGCTGAAGGCGGGATTGGAATCTCCCCAGCTGCCAGCCCATATGGCGGATCTGTTTGAGCGTGAAGAACAGTTCACGGTATTGCCTAATGAACTGTCTACGGTACAGCAGTTCGTTGCTAAAAACGTTCATAACGACTAAGTACTTGCTGCTTTGATACTAGCCCGTTAGAGTCTCTGGCTCTAGCGGGCTTTTTATTGGGGGATAATAAGCATGGATCTGTTTTTTATATTGTCGAAGCTGTTCTGGGTGATTGCTAATCCTGGCAACTTTTTGATTTTATTATTGGTTTTAGCTTTATTAAAAGGCTGGAAAAAGCTCTCATCATTCTGCGCCCTGTGTTTGTTAATAATCACTTTTTATCCGGTAGGAAACTGGCTGCTGCAACCGTTGGAGTCGCGTTTTTCTCCGCCTACAGAGATGCCTGACAATATTGCCGGGGTGATTGTCCTGGGTGGAGCGGAAGAAGCAGAATTAAGTTCCGTCTGGCAGCAACCGCAGTTCAATATGGCTGCAGAACGGGATATGGCGATTTTGCCTCTGATGCAGCGGTATGCAGATGCGCCCATTATTCTTACCGGTGGTTCTGGCTCAGTTCGTAAACCTGAGTTTCGTGGTGCTGATGTATTGCAGAGCTGGTTGCAGGGTCAACAGTTAGGTAATCGGGTTATATTTGAAAGAGATTCCCGCAATACCTTTGAAAATGCTATCTACAGTCAGGGAGTTCTGCCTTCTGGCGTTGAATTTAATGACCCCCGGGGATGGCTGTTGGTGACATCGGCCTTTCATATGCCCAGGTCAGTGGGGATTTTTCGTAATCAGGGATGGCATGTTATTCCCTATCCGGTTGATTATTACTCTTTGCCGGCAAGCTTCGACAGCTGGCGTGCGGATCTGGGGAAAAACCTGCACGAGTTGTCAATCGGCGCGCGTGAATGGCTTGGCCTGGGGGCTTATTACCTGACGGATAAAACGGATGAATTTTTCCCTTCAGTCGCTCAGGAGGTCAGTCTAAATGAGTGATTTACTGATTCGCCGCCGTGAGGTGGATCAAAACAGCCCTGTTTTCAATCAGGTACAGCCGTTGCTGGCTCGGATCTACGCTAGCCGCGGATTGCATAATTCAGAAGAACTAGGTCGGAGCCTGCAGACTTTGCAGACCGGGCAAGACATGCTCGGGGTGGATGCAGCGGTTAGCCGTCTGATTACTGCGCTGGAGCAAGACCAGCATATCCTGATAGTAGGTGACTTCGATTGCGATGGTGCGACCAGTACCGCCGTTGGGATGTTGGGCCTGGGTATGATGGGCGCGAATCGGGTGAGTTATCTGGTGCCTAATCGCTTTGAATATGGCTATGGATTGAGCCCAGAGATAGTTAAGGTTGCGGCTGAACAGAAACCCGATCTGATCATTACTGTCGACAATGGTATCTCCAGTGTTGAGGGGGTCGCTCAGGCGAACACTCTTGGTATCGATGTTGTTGTTACCGATCATCACCTGCCCGGCGAAAAGCTCCCGGATGCAAGTGCTATTGTTAATCCCAACCAGCCTGGTTGTAAGTTTAGCGAGAAATCCACTTGTGGGGTGGGTGTCATCTTCTATGTGATGACGGCGCTTCGCAGAGCATTAGATGCACAAAACTGGTTTGAGAATCGGGGGCTGGCTAGGCCGAACCTGGGGCCTCTGCTTGATCTGGTAGCGCTGGGCACGGTTGCCGATGTGGTGCCGCTGGAACAGAATAACCGTACGCTGGTGTATCAGGGAGTGCAGCGTATTCGTGCAGGTAAAGCGCGTCCGGGTATTCTCGCGTTGATTGACATTAGCGGCCGGCAGCGAAGCCGTCTGACCGCTACTGACCTTGGCTTTGCGCTGGCGCCGCGCTTAAATGCAGCGGGGCGTTTAGATGACATGTCGATCGGTATTGAGTGTCTGCTAACCAATGATGAAGAACGTGCCCGTCAACTGGCGGTGCAGCTGGATACCCTGAATCAGGAGCGTCGGGGTATCGAGCAGGAGATGCAGCAGCAGGCGAACGCGTTATTGGATGAGTTGCAGCTTGATGCCGAGGGCGAACTTCCCTTTGGCTTATGCCTCTATGATGAGGACTGGCATCAGGGTGTCATCGGTATTCTGGCCTCGCGGATCAAAGAGAAAGTAAATCGCCCGGTGGTTGCTTTTGCGGTAGGTGATGAGGGTGAATTGAAAGGCTCCGCCCGTTCGGTCAGTGGTTTTCATATTCGTGATGGACTGGACGCCGTGGCGGCAAAATATCCACAGCTACTGAAAAAATTCGGCGGTCACGCGATGGCGGCTGGCATGACCATCGCAGCAGAGAATCTGGGACTGTTTCAGCAGGCCTTTGATGAAGCGGTACGATATCAGTTGAGCGCGGAACAGTTACAGCATGCGGTGCTGACTGATGGTGAATTGAATGGCTCAGAGATGACCATGGAGACGGCTGAGCTCTTGCGGGAATCCGGCCCCTGGGGGCATCAGTTCCCGGAACCTCTGTTTGATGGTGAATTTTCTTTGCTGCAGCAACGAATAGTCGGTCAGCGGCACTTGAAATTAGTGCTGATGGAACCAGATAGTGGAGTAGCGATTGATGCGATCCATTTCAATGCCGATACGGATACCTGGCCGAACGATTCCGTTCAGCGGGTCAGGGCGGTATTCCGCCTGGATGTAAACGAATTTCGCGGGCAGCGTAGCCTGCAACTGATGATAGATCACCTGCTGCCACTTTGATCCGGCAGCCATGTTTTTGCGAGAACAAAATGAGAGATGAACGATGAACGATTTTACCCTGGATGAATTGAATATACTGGTCGCGGTTTTTGATAAAGCGGGCATCGCAGAAGATGGTAGTGCTGAAGCTGAGATGTTCAGCCGTATCAAAGCTGCCCAGTCAGAGCGTACTGAGTTAGAAAGTATGGATTTTGATGATTGTCTGGGCGGTGCCTGCAAGCTGTGAGTGATCTACCACTTTATTATGTCGGTGCCCACGTTAGTGCCAGCGGCGGGGTTGAAAATGCCCCGCTGAATGCGGCAAAGCTAGGGGCGAATGCTTTTGCGCTGTTTACCAAAAATCAGCGTCGCTGGGAGGCTAAACCCCTCACCTCAGGCAGTATCAAAAAGTTTCGCGACAGTTGTGAGCGTCTGGGATTTAAACCAGAGCAAATACTTCCTCACGATAGCTATCTGATCAACCTGGGGCATCCGGAGGCTGAGCCGTTAGCAAAGTCGCGTGCCGCCTTTGTCGATGAATTGCAGCGTTGTGAGCAGCTGGGGCTCTGCTACCTGAACTTTCACCCGGGCAGTCACTTGCGCAAAGTGGATGAAGAAACCTGCCTTAATACCATCGCTGAGTCGATCAATATCGCCCTGGATCAAACCTCAGGTGTGACGGCAGTCATCGAAAATACGGCAGGTCAGGGGAGTAACCTGGGTTGTCGTTTCGAGCATCTTGCGCATATTATCGATCGGGTTGAAGATAAGAGTCGGGTGGGTGTCTGCCTTGATACCTGCCATACCTTTGCTTCCGGCTATGATCTGCGCGATCGGGATGATTGCCAGCATACCTTTGCCGAGTTCGAGCGCATCGTTGGTTTTGAGTATCTGAAGGGTATGCACCTGAACGACTCTAAAACGGAGTTCAATAGTCGTAAAGACCGCCACCATAGCTTAGGCATGGGTGAGATCGGCCTGGAAGTGTTTCGTTATATTATGTCCGATGACCGCTTCCGCGGAATTCCGATGGTATTGGAAACTATAGACGACACTATTTGGGCGGAAGAGATCCAGATGTTGCGAGGGTTTACTGACCTGAGTTCGTAAATGGCCTGTACGGCATGCAACTTGCTGTATAAAATAACACACCATATAGTTATCAGACCGGAGCCGGGAAGGCTCCTCTCCGTTAAAAGGATTTAACGATGTTTCTCAACGCAAATGAAGAGCGCTTTTTCTTTCAGTTACAGTCTGCTGCAGACGCTGAACAGTTCAGTCTACTCCGTCTTGAAGGGGCAGAAGAGATCTCCTCACTATTTGAGTTTGCGATTGAGGTGGTGTCCGCCGATGGGGATATCGACTTTTCCACTCTCATCGGTCAGTCTGCGTTTGTCACCCTGTTAGATCAGACCGATAGCGCCAGCTTTGATCTTAACTCCGAAAGTGTTCGTCATATCCATGGCATGGTTGCCAGAGTGAGTTTGGGGGAGCAGGGCTTACATCAAAGCAGTTATCATATAACGTTGGTGCCCAGGTTATGGATGCTAAAGCACCGTAAAAACAGCCGTATCTTTCAGCATCAGAACATCCAGCAGATAATCGATACTATCCTGGCGGAAGCCGGTTTAAATGCCGATGAATTTCGCTTTGATCTAAGTAAAAGTTACCCGGAGTACGACTACTGCGTGCAATACCGGGAAACTGAGCTGGATTTCATTCAGCGGTTACTGGCCGAAGAGGGGATCCATTATTACTTCGAACACAGCGAAGAATCTCATGTTGCGATTCTCAGCGATGCCTCAATCAGTAATCCGGCGATTAGCGGTGACCCACAACTCGACTGTTACCACGACAGTCAGGGAGCCGTGCGAGAACAGCATATTTTCAACTTTAGTTATCGTGAATCGGTGGTGCCCGGCAAGGTGACTCTGCGGGA
The genomic region above belongs to Amphritea japonica ATCC BAA-1530 and contains:
- the xerD gene encoding site-specific tyrosine recombinase XerD, with translation MNSETQTDARVTAEHPSPRDSELIEQFIDALWLEKGLSKNTLNSYRRDLSIYACWLNGQKQCLLESSRTNLLSYLNWRVRQRMKASSTARLLSCLRGFFRYLLREGVLSEDPTLQVESPKRGRPLPKSLSEADVEALLNAPDLDDVLGFRDRAMLEMLYSSGLRVSELVGLQLSQINLRQGVLRVVGKGDKERLVPLGDEAANWLIRYLKEARPGLIQDAGNEVVFPSRRGQQMTRQTFWYRIKRHGLTAGIDQLPSPHVLRHAFATHLLNHGADLRVVQLLLGHSDLSTTQIYTHVAKHRLQSLHQQHHPRG
- a CDS encoding DsbC family protein; this encodes MQKLMMSIVALMLLSFNVSADESKEAAIRSALSALSSQVPIVAIADAQFPGLYEVTLASGELLYVNEAGSHFIVGEVYKVQSNGKLVNLTEEGKKSGRIEQLAAVDTKDMVIFPAKGETKAHMTVFTDTDCFYCRKLHKEIGQINEQGIEVRYLAFPRAGAGSNTEREMNSIWCADESERAALMTLSKAGQTVPPLTCENSPVMGQYKLGQQMGVTGTPALVLQDGSLVPGYMPAAQLAKMLGVAN
- the recJ gene encoding single-stranded-DNA-specific exonuclease RecJ, which produces MSDLLIRRREVDQNSPVFNQVQPLLARIYASRGLHNSEELGRSLQTLQTGQDMLGVDAAVSRLITALEQDQHILIVGDFDCDGATSTAVGMLGLGMMGANRVSYLVPNRFEYGYGLSPEIVKVAAEQKPDLIITVDNGISSVEGVAQANTLGIDVVVTDHHLPGEKLPDASAIVNPNQPGCKFSEKSTCGVGVIFYVMTALRRALDAQNWFENRGLARPNLGPLLDLVALGTVADVVPLEQNNRTLVYQGVQRIRAGKARPGILALIDISGRQRSRLTATDLGFALAPRLNAAGRLDDMSIGIECLLTNDEERARQLAVQLDTLNQERRGIEQEMQQQANALLDELQLDAEGELPFGLCLYDEDWHQGVIGILASRIKEKVNRPVVAFAVGDEGELKGSARSVSGFHIRDGLDAVAAKYPQLLKKFGGHAMAAGMTIAAENLGLFQQAFDEAVRYQLSAEQLQHAVLTDGELNGSEMTMETAELLRESGPWGHQFPEPLFDGEFSLLQQRIVGQRHLKLVLMEPDSGVAIDAIHFNADTDTWPNDSVQRVRAVFRLDVNEFRGQRSLQLMIDHLLPL
- a CDS encoding homoserine dehydrogenase; the protein is MKPVKVGICGLGTVGGGTFNVLKRNAEEISRRAGRSIVVEAIGARRENPDCDTRGTHITADIFEIARNPEIDVVVELIGGYELALELVMTAIEHGKHVVTANKALIAVHGNEIFEAAQKKNVMVAFEASVAGGIPIIKAIREGLSANKINWLAGIINGTGNFILTEMRDKGRDFADVLAEAQALGYAEADPTFDVEGIDAAHKLTILASIAFGVPLQFEKAYTEGISKITAEDVQYAEELGYRIKHLGVSRRTENGIELRVHPTMIPEKALLANVHGVMNAVLVDGDAVGQTMYYGAGAGAEPTASAVVADIVDVVRTLTADRDNRVPHLAFQPGSLSELPILPVDEVTSAYYLRLTVNERPGVLAMVTSILSESEISIDAIIQKETHEDQVPVIILTQDVQEKQMNEAIAKIEALADVNQAVTRIRVEHL
- the thrC gene encoding threonine synthase — encoded protein: MKYISTRGDAPALNFEEVLLAGLASDGGLYVPEVLPTFSKEEIASWAGLPYNELAYKIIKPFVDDCVEDADLKQMIDETYAGFNHIAVAPLKELGTNEWVLELFHGPTLAFKDFALQLLGRLMDYALTKRQERLVIMGATSGDTGSAAIEGCRHSDHLDIFILHPYNRVSEVQRKQMTTIIEDNVFNVALEGNFDDCQEMVKDSFANQDFLGGRKLGAVNSINWARIMSQIVYYFSASLAVGGPHREVAFSVPTGNFGDIFAGYLAKQMGLPISQLVVATNKNDILHRVISGNDMSKGELVHTLSPSMDIMVSSNFERLLFDVYGRDGAAINDLMAKFKTEPVQLDKQRWEKVRELFDSYACDDEETCKLIETVAQETGYLLDPHTAIGVAAARECNRDTSVPMIVLSTAHPVKFPEAVLKAGLESPQLPAHMADLFEREEQFTVLPNELSTVQQFVAKNVHND
- the nfo gene encoding deoxyribonuclease IV, yielding MSDLPLYYVGAHVSASGGVENAPLNAAKLGANAFALFTKNQRRWEAKPLTSGSIKKFRDSCERLGFKPEQILPHDSYLINLGHPEAEPLAKSRAAFVDELQRCEQLGLCYLNFHPGSHLRKVDEETCLNTIAESINIALDQTSGVTAVIENTAGQGSNLGCRFEHLAHIIDRVEDKSRVGVCLDTCHTFASGYDLRDRDDCQHTFAEFERIVGFEYLKGMHLNDSKTEFNSRKDRHHSLGMGEIGLEVFRYIMSDDRFRGIPMVLETIDDTIWAEEIQMLRGFTDLSS
- a CDS encoding YdcF family protein, yielding MDLFFILSKLFWVIANPGNFLILLLVLALLKGWKKLSSFCALCLLIITFYPVGNWLLQPLESRFSPPTEMPDNIAGVIVLGGAEEAELSSVWQQPQFNMAAERDMAILPLMQRYADAPIILTGGSGSVRKPEFRGADVLQSWLQGQQLGNRVIFERDSRNTFENAIYSQGVLPSGVEFNDPRGWLLVTSAFHMPRSVGIFRNQGWHVIPYPVDYYSLPASFDSWRADLGKNLHELSIGAREWLGLGAYYLTDKTDEFFPSVAQEVSLNE